The following are from one region of the Etheostoma spectabile isolate EspeVRDwgs_2016 chromosome 15, UIUC_Espe_1.0, whole genome shotgun sequence genome:
- the LOC116702939 gene encoding complement C1q-like protein 2, with product MKKIAVLILAFSSCLCKVQGNENNDKVCQCSGSTCCGDNSLTSISQTLGAVGEKVANMAQKIALLETKLQDTGKEVLELRSLTGGRPQVAFSAALLASGSGDTGPFTSATPLKYKRVFSNTGSSYNPSTGIFTAMVKGMYFFRFSMFNNLSPTPSSVVSLMKNGERLTSVWDTAGSDANDMGSNAVVIALEVGDNVYVELAENRRVYDDAMNYNTFSGFLLFTM from the exons ATGAAGAAGATTGCAGTCCTGATTCTAGCGTTTAGCAGCTGTCTGTGTAAAGTGCAAGgtaatgaaaacaatgacaaagtcTGTCAGTGTTCAGGATCCACCTGCTGCGGTGACAACTCCCTCACTTCCATAAGTCAAACTCTGGGAGCTGTGGGAGAGAAAGTTGCAAACATGGCACAAAAAATCGCACTTTTGGAGACTAAGTTGCAAGACACTGGAAAAGAAGTCCTGGAGCTGCGGAGCCTGACTGGAG gcAGACCTCAGGTGGCCttttctgctgctctcctgGCCTCTGGCTCTGGAGACACTGGACCTTTCACCTCTGCTACTCCACTCAAGTATAAGAGGGTCTTCTCCAACACTGGCAGTAGCTACAATCCTTCAACAG GCATTTTCACAGCAATGGTGAAGGGAATGTACTTCTTTCGATTCTCAATGTTCAACAACCTCAGTCCAACTCCCAGCTCTGTTGTGAGTCTCATGAAGAATGGTGAGCGGCTGACATCTGTCTGGGACACCGCAGGGTCTGATGCAAACGACATGGGCAGCAACGCTGTGGTCATCGCCCTAGAGGTGGGAGACAACGTGTATGTGGAGCTTGCGGAAAACCGGAGGGTCTATGATGATGCAATGAACTACAACACATTCAGTGGTTTTCTGCTTTTCACTATGTAa
- the si:ch73-141c7.1 gene encoding coenzyme Q-binding protein COQ10 homolog, mitochondrial isoform X1: MTNKTTPLLFRALLEMSEAHSAKVARGNSKRANTRHLWGSCGALAARRASLPLCPAVPVSTPSRSFINLAAAVSARRMEYTECRTLGYTLEQMYNVVASVDQYQHFVPWCKKSRVTKGQNGNIWADLEIGFPPIVERYTSEVTIVPNHQVRAVCTDGSLFSHLETIWRFAPGAKDQPASCKVKFYVSFQFKSLLHSQLASVFFDEVVKQMVNAFESRAAVLYRNQQEVPLRRRST; this comes from the exons ATGACCAACAAAACGACTCCTCTCCTCTTTAGGGCACTACTGGAGATGTCTGAAGCTCACTCCGCAAAAGTTGCGCGAGGAAACAGTAAAAGAGCAAATACAAG ACACTTGTGGGGCTCCTGTGGTGCCCTGGCAGCGAGAAGGGCCAGCCTGCCTCTCTGCCCCGCCGTCCCCGTCAGCACACCCAGCCGCAGCTTCATCAACCTGGCTGCTGCCGTCAGCGCACGCAGAATGGAGTACACCGAGTGCCGGACATTAGG GTATACTCTAGAGCAGATGTACAATGTGGTGGCCAGTGTGGACCAGTACCAGCACTTTGTTCCCTGGTGCAAGAAGTCTCGGGTCACGAAGGGTCAAAATGGCAACATCTGGGCGGACCTTGAAATAGGTTTCCCCCCCATTGTGGAGCGCTACACCTCTGAAGTCACTATCGTCCCAAACCACCAAGTTAGG GCTGTGTGTACTGATGGATCCCTCTTCAGCCATCTTGAAACCATATGGAGGTTTGCCCCTGGCGCCAAAGACCAACCAGCCTCCTGTAAAGTGAAGTTCTAT GTGTCGTTTCAGTTCAAGTCTCTCCTGCACTCTCAACTGGCCAGCGTGTTCTTTGACGAAGTGGTTAAGCAGATGGTCAATGCCTTCGAGTCTCGAGCAGCGGTGCTTTACAGGAACCAGCAGGAGGTGCCATTGAGAAGACGGTCAACATGA
- the si:ch73-141c7.1 gene encoding coenzyme Q-binding protein COQ10 homolog, mitochondrial isoform X2 gives MTNKTTPLLFRALLEMSEAHSAKVARGNSKRANTSLAYCGSTLSTPSRSFINLAAAVSARRMEYTECRTLGYTLEQMYNVVASVDQYQHFVPWCKKSRVTKGQNGNIWADLEIGFPPIVERYTSEVTIVPNHQVRAVCTDGSLFSHLETIWRFAPGAKDQPASCKVKFYVSFQFKSLLHSQLASVFFDEVVKQMVNAFESRAAVLYRNQQEVPLRRRST, from the exons ATGACCAACAAAACGACTCCTCTCCTCTTTAGGGCACTACTGGAGATGTCTGAAGCTCACTCCGCAAAAGTTGCGCGAGGAAACAGTAAAAGAGCAAATACAAG TCTAG CCTACTGTGGGTCAACTC TCAGCACACCCAGCCGCAGCTTCATCAACCTGGCTGCTGCCGTCAGCGCACGCAGAATGGAGTACACCGAGTGCCGGACATTAGG GTATACTCTAGAGCAGATGTACAATGTGGTGGCCAGTGTGGACCAGTACCAGCACTTTGTTCCCTGGTGCAAGAAGTCTCGGGTCACGAAGGGTCAAAATGGCAACATCTGGGCGGACCTTGAAATAGGTTTCCCCCCCATTGTGGAGCGCTACACCTCTGAAGTCACTATCGTCCCAAACCACCAAGTTAGG GCTGTGTGTACTGATGGATCCCTCTTCAGCCATCTTGAAACCATATGGAGGTTTGCCCCTGGCGCCAAAGACCAACCAGCCTCCTGTAAAGTGAAGTTCTAT GTGTCGTTTCAGTTCAAGTCTCTCCTGCACTCTCAACTGGCCAGCGTGTTCTTTGACGAAGTGGTTAAGCAGATGGTCAATGCCTTCGAGTCTCGAGCAGCGGTGCTTTACAGGAACCAGCAGGAGGTGCCATTGAGAAGACGGTCAACATGA
- the hsd17b1 gene encoding 17-beta-hydroxysteroid dehydrogenase type 1 encodes MDKKVVLITGCSSGIGLSLAVRLASDPNKTFKVYATMRNLAKKERLLECVKSLHKDTLDILQMDVTSRQSILDARERVVEKRVDILVSNAGVGLMGPLEVMSLDSMRQILEVNLLGTIQTIQAFLPEMKAQGQGRILVTGSTGGLQGLPFNEVYCASKFAIEGACESLAVLLQHFNIHVSLIECGPVNTDFLVNLQKAELGDVCLQQVDAHTLSLYEKYLHHCGSVFQNAAQDTEDIVKVFLDAIQSPSPAFRYFTSGIVPPLTRLKITEPDGLRYISALSKTMFSAEEQ; translated from the exons ATGGACAAGAAGGTAGTGCTGATCACAGGCTGCTCCTCTGGGATCGGTCTTAGCCTGGCCGTCCGGCTAGCCTCTGATCCCAACAAAACATTCAAAG TGTATGCCACGATGAGAAACCTGGCGAAGAAAGAGCGTCTTTTAGAGTGTGTGAAAAGCCTGCACAAGGATACCTTGGACATACTCCAAATGGATGTGACCAGCCGGCAGTCCATCCTGGATGCGAGGGAAAGGGTTGTGGAGAAACGAGTGGACATTCTGG TGTCTAATGCTGGTGTGGGTTTGATGGGGCCGCTGGAGGTAATGTCCTTAGACTCGATGAGGCAGATTCTGGAGGTCAATCTCCTCGGTACCATCCAGACCATCCAGGCTTTCCTGCCGGAGATGAAGGCTCAAGGCCAGGGCCGGATTCTGGTCACCGGGAGCACTGGAGGGCTTCAAG GTCTCCCCTTTAATGAGGTGTACTGTGCCAGTAAATTTGCAATAGAGGGAGCATGTGAGAGTTTGGCTGTCCTGCTGCAACACTTCAATATCCA TGTGAGTCTCATTGAGTGTGGCCCAGTCAACACTGACTTTCTGGTCAACCTGCAGAAGGCAGAGCTCGGGGATGTATGTCTCCAACAGGTCGATGCTCACACTCTCAGCCTTTATGAAAAATACCTGCACCACTGTGGCTCCGTTTTCCAAAACGCAGCCCAGGACACTGAGGACATTGTAAAG GTATTTCTGGATGCCATCCAGTCACCCAGCCCTGCATTCAGATACTTCACCAGCGGTATCGTGCCACCTCTCACCAGACTAAAGATCACAGAGCCAGATGGCCTGCGGTACATCAGTGCTTTGAGCAAAACCATGTTCTCAGCTGAGGAACAATAA